ccAGAGAGCCAGCCGGCAGAATTcacaggaggaaaaagaaataaaagagtcGTGGGGAAAGGGTTGCCTGTAGGGTTGCCTCCAGCAAGGTGccgaaagagggaaagaaaggatgtCAGGTGAGTTAGGGGAATAGCAGCCCTCACCTATTTTGTATTCTGAACTTGGAATCTGGTATTTGGGTGTTTTTGATCCCGGATCTGGGTTTCAGAGAGGGGGGCGCATGAAAGAATCTAAGGTTGAGATGGGTCTTTGTGTCCtactccctccccctttccctctttGCTTTCTGAATCGTGAAGAAACGTCAGACGCTTTTAAAGTGTTACATCTAAAGTGAAATTgcacctctcctctctccctgggCAATGCTATCTCCCTTTCAGCCCTCCGAGTCAAATGAGTGACCCAGATACACCCCCTCAGATGACTTTCTGAGGTAAaactttgggaaaatatttttagccTGCTCATTATCTCTGTCTACCTAAGTGTGGGGAGAATAAGCCTCCTCAGAGGAGATCTGCTCAGGCTGCCCTCCCTCATCCTTTTCTGGAACATGAATTTGTACATCTGAGAGCTTTCCATTGTTTTTCAGTCCGACCGCTTTGATTCTCACcattttgttttacattcttACTCAAGACCAATTTTATCCCTTCCCCCTCGCTCCAGTCTCCTTACATTGTTAAACGTTTAAAATAATAGCACTCGTGTTGGTGGGGGAAGGGAGCAGGAAGCCaaaaaaactcatttcttctccctcccccttctgGCAAGTCTAGAGaaataatataacataatatatagATGTGATTCcttgaggtgggggtggggaatgatTGTGGGTGGTGCGGAAAATTCTGGTAGTTTCTTTGCAAAAGGTCTGAAAATACAAACCCACCCCCTGCGTGCAGTACGCATGTGCAGCAGACCTATTATGGAGGTTCgttgtgggggagggaggggaatttgagaaaaaataaatatatgtgtgagAGATTGATGGTGAGATTAGGAGAGAGGGGCGGGTGGGAGGCGAGGCTTTCGCGCAGGCTCCTCCCCCGGGCTTGAGCAGCCAggctccaccctccctccccgccTTCCCGAGATCTGAGCTGGGATGTGGGAGAGTCTGGGCTCCAGGCCAGCATTGAGTGGCTGCTGAGACAGAGGTTAGGACTTAGATTTGCTTTATTACCCTCCCTTGCCTCCCCTCGCCCGTTCTCCTTTGCCTTCCCCGCCGCGGACGTCCGTCCAAGTTCGGGAACCTCCTGctgcgcggggggggggggtagtgGAGTTCACAGGCTGTGCgggcccccacccccagctgggaGTGACCCAGGCCACTTTCCTGATCCTTCGCCAGTTGGCCTGCCCTTGCCACTGCCCCGGCAGCCTCCGTTTCCATGTTCGTGTTAACCCAAGTCCCTGGGGTTCAGGGGAGCCTGGCGTCCTCCTGACTTCCTACTACAGTTCCCCCTTCATCCCCCACCTCGGTTTTCACACCCTGGTCCTAGGCAGGCAGCCCCCTTTCACGTCCACAGCCAGTGCTAGAGTGTCCTCCTGGTTCAGCGCAAGAGGACACAGGTTGCCAGAGTTAGGAGAAAAAGTAGTGTGAAAGGAGGGAGGTGCCAGGAATTTGAGGGAATGGAAACCCAGGCCTCTGGTTGTTAATTGTGGCTAATTTTCCTTGCTGTTGAGGGAAAGAGGATTGTGTGTCCTAGAGCAAGGGTCTGGGCCAAACCCAGGCTTTCCCCTCCTGCAGCAGCTGCCTCTGCCTGGACAAGACAGGTCTGGCTGGTTAGTCTAGTGCTTAGGTGCCAGAGGCTAACAGGGGCCCAGTCTGTGTGGCATCAGTTTGTATGGCACATCGTCTTCCTGTTTAGGAGCAACACTGGCTCCCAAGCCTCAGCAGACTGGCAGGGGTCATGGAGTATAGGGTGGAGGAGACATCAGGGAAGAACCTGCCCAGGGCCACTTGACAGAGGCTTCTGGTGAGAGAGTCAGGGATCTTGACCTGCAGAAGCAGGTACAGGCTGACTCCTGGATTTGTGCCCGTGAGTGTGTGTACATTGGAGAACACAAATGCTGGGCATCTCTGTCTACCCATATCTTTGTTTCATTTGGACTCCTAGGTTGTCTGTATAGTGATGGATCAGGATGTCTGGAACAGAGAATAGAGGGGAAGAGTAAAATCAGGGGATAAAGGGTGCAGCCCCTGGGTTCTCAAGGGGAGCAAGAATATGGGAATAGATTTGGAAGCAGATTTCAAGTCATTAAGGGAATTCTGGAGATTTCCTCCTCTCTGGTTAGAATGCAGGCAGACACTATGATCCTGTGGGcaagaaatgaaaatgactgGCTGAGGATTTCTTTTCCTCTAGGACTATGTTGGGGTGACAAGATGCCGGTGATTATCCCAGGAAATGTAAATAGAGGCCTCCCTCTTGGCAAAAAGCATGTCAGCCCCCAGGGTGTTAGTGTGAGAACCCAGGTGTCCACCTTTGGCTCTCCCTTCTCAGCATCTGGCTTAGGGAGCTGCCAGCTTGTGTCTCCCCACTCCAAGTGCTGGGGTCAGGCCAGGCCAGCAGCTGGGCATGGCTTCCCCCAGTTCCTGGGCAGGATGCCAGCTGGCGAAGTgaggggaaggcaggaggagtCCTGGCGGCGACTGAAAGGACCTGCCACAGTCAGAGCCCGTGGCCTGGAGCCTGGTCCCTTGTTAgtaggaggggagagaagggagtggTTTGGCGTTCTTCCTTTCTGACCCCTGACCTCCCATTCAGAACCAGAGCATCCCAGAGTACTCAACACACTCTGTTTGCATCCAGTGAAAGGCAGCAAGGTTTGGAGGAGTTAATGCCCAGTTCCTAGAGAGTGGGACTGAGGCAGTGGGGAAGGGGGTGTGGAAGGGCCTTAGAGATTAGGAACCTAGAGGCTTATGTTTTCTGATGTTCTCTGCTCCAAAGATAAGGATGACATTCGGCTGCTGCCTTCAGCATTGGGTGTGAAGAAGAGAAAGCGAGGACccaagaaacagaaggaaaacaagCCAGGCAAACCCCGCAAACGCAAGAAACTTGTAAGTGACAGGGATTCCTAATTTTGTGGCAAGCCTCAGGGACCTTTCCCAgagaatcacattttcttttttcctgattatCCAGGTAGGGAGGTGTCCTGAAGTCAAGGAGGCTTGACCCCTTTCACACTCCCCCACACCCCATTACTTTGTATCTCTTGGATCTAGGACCCTAACCTCACTCTCTACAACCTGGTGAAGAGCCCGATAATTGTTGATGTGACTTGCCCTAACATCCAACAGAAGCAGTCTTGGAGGAAAACTGTATTGAGTTCAGACCCCTCTGTCTTCCTGGGCAATTTATTTagctccctgtgcctcagtttcttcatctgtaaagtggatcAATGAATCAGTTATTATACAATTGTTGTGGAGatggaaataaaatgtaatgtGCTAAGAACAGTTCTTGGCACATCGTAAGGatgaataaatgatatttttatttctctctctaggACAGTGAGGAAGAATTTGGCTCAGAGCGAGATGAGTACCGGGAGAAGTCAGAGAGTGGGGGTAGTGAATATGGAACTGGACCAGGTCGGAAAAGAAGACGGAAGCAccgagaaaaaaaggaaaagaagacaaagCGGAGGAAAAAGGGGGAGGGTGATGGGGGCCAAAAGGTGAGTAGGATTAGAGAGCAAGGGTGAGTAGTCAGCATTAGAGAGGCATATCTAACATCTGAGAAACAGGCATGAGCAGGAAGGGAATTCCCTGAGGCGTAGTCTGTGAGGGATAGGGTTGGACTAGAGAAGGGAGCAAGAAGCTGGTAGGTAAGTATTGAGGCATGTGTGGGGGCCCAGGAGAGAGCCCGGGGAGTGCCCACCTCACTGAAGTTCCCCCTACTCAGCAGGTGGAACAGAAGTCATCAGCAACTCTACTTCTGACCTGGGGCCTGGAGGATGTGGAGCATGTGTTCTCTGAGGAGGATTACCACACACTCACCAACTACAAAGCCTTCAGCCAGTTCATGAGGTGGGATGGAACTGGGAGTCCTCTTGAACAGACAATTTTAGGGAGGTCCTGAATCCCTCTGGAATTTGATCATTGCAAAGAAATTACTCTCCAGAGAAATTCTCAGCCCATGCTCACAAAATTTCACATCGTAATTTCAAGGCATTCTTGGACTCCTAAGTATCCCAGGATTCCAGTTAAGAATACTTCACTGAGGGGCGTGAGGGACAGAGATCATGATTCCAGTCCTAGGTTAGGGAACTGTCTAGCAACAGAATATAGTGAGTCTTTTCCTAGCCCAGCATTCCCATTTTCCCCTCTATGACTTCTTTAAACTCATTCTGGGAGATACCATCATTGTTTCAGAATTTCCCTTGGTCATTTATCGAGTCTCTGCATCTTCCTTAAGTCCCAGTAACAATGGAGAATGCTTTGCTGCCAGTGGGCCTAAGCTACAATGGCCTTCAAAGTATAGAATAGTCTTTTGGGGAAGGAGGCATTTTTAACAGAAATTATTATCCTGGAAGCAATTATGAGGTTCAGGCCCTGGTCTCATTTTGGGCAAGTAACTTAATTTATttgatcctcagtttcctcacctgtaaaataggaataataatggTTTTACTGACAGGAATCTGTGGATTTGATGGGATAGTGAGTACAAAGCCCAGTACATTTGGTATCTAGCCCCAGGATGTGTTAACTGATAGCTGTCTTTAGTAAAGTTTCACTTACCTTACTGCTAAAGATGGTGCTTTTGTTGTCACTCAGGGCCACATATGTCTTTACCAGAGCTTAACCACCCTATAGCAGAGCAGAACAATGTGGCCATCAGTGTTCCAGAAtttcctttgcttatttattaaaTCTTCATTTATCAGACTCCTTCCTACTGGAACCTTTTTTCAGGTTCCATGAGTTTAACTAGTATAATGCAGTGAATTATAGCAAGAATTAttgtgaaaatgaaatgagatgTTATATAAAAGTGTTTTAAACTGTGAAATAGTATACAGAAGTAAATCATTTGagtttatattattcttttttactttattctttttagcttctttttggctttgaaattttattttgcttttttcttactgtttttttaaacttcctttcacttatttattatttaaattgatttttttcttaatagattatatttttatcacCCAGAAATCCTACAGACTATTGATGAGGGAAGATGGCAGTATTCCTAGACCATCTGTGAAGGGTTTGAGTTCTGCTTCTATACTTACAGGCCCCTAATTGCTAAGAAGAATCCTAAGATCCCAATGTCTAAGATGATGACCATCCTTGGGGCCAAGTGGAGAGAGTTCAGCGCCAACAACCCCTTTAAGGGGTCAGCAGCTGCTGTGGctgcggcagcagcagcagcagcagcagctgtggCTGAGCAGGTGTCAGCTGCTGTCTCCTCAGCCACCCCCATAGCACCTTCTGGACCCCCTGCCCTTCCACCACCCCCTGCTGCTGATATCCAGCCCCCACCCATCCGAAGAGCCAAAACCAAAGAGGGCAAAGGTAGGAAATGCACTTATTCAACCACTGTCACTCCACCCTCCAAACTGCCTAGAACTCTTGCCTTCCCAGCCCCAGTTgctagaagaaaaacattttccagAAAGAGGGTCTTAGTGAAATCATAGCCCACAGAGTAATCCCCATGACCTTTGTTTACCAGGATGTGCTATGACTTCTGGTTTCTCTCTCCTCGTTTCTACCCTCATTCAGGTCCAGGCCATAAGAGGCGGAGTAAGAGCCCCCGAGTGCCTGATGGACGTAAGAAGCTTCGGGGAAAGAAGATGGCACCACTTAAAATCAAACTAGGGCTTCTTGGTGGCAAGAGGAAAAAGGGAGGCTCGGTGAGTGACCCCTTAGTTTCTGCTAAATACCTGGGCATCAAGGGCTAGGGTCCAGAGACAGGTCTACAAGGGAAGCTGGACCTGGGACCCCAAGGCCTGGGGAGGGGAGTGGAATTAAGTCTGCCTCACTGACAACCACCGGCAGTATGTTTTTCAGAGTGATGAGGGCCCTGAACCAGAGGCTGAGGAGTCAGACCTGGACAGTGGCAGTATCCACAGTGCTTCAGGCCGGCCTGATGGCCCTGTCCGCACCAAGAAACTAAAGAGAGGCCGgccaggaaggaaaaagaagaagggtAAGGGGTGCTTATTCTGTGTGAGTCTGTCATTCTGCCTTTTTCCCTCCttttgccatttttcttctttccaattttGACTTCTTACTCaactcttctgtgtgtgtgtgtgtgtgtgtgtgtgtgtctctctctctctccctccctccctcctccctggatacccttttttctctctcttgcttgtgctttctctctctctccccttgccTTCACTGGGGTATATGACAGTCCTGGGCTGTCCTGCAGTGGCCGGGGAGGAGGAGGTTGATGGCTACGAGACGGATCACCAGGATTACTGTGAGGTGTGCCAGCAGGGTGGGGAAATTATTCTGTGCGACACCTGCCCTCGTGCCTACCACCTCGTCTGCCTTGATCCTGAGCTTGACCGGGCTCCTGAGGGCAAATGGAGTTGCCCCCACTGTGTGAGTACCTCATGCCCCTAGGAACCCACCcacctctttttccttcttgttttcagTTATTCTTTTTCACCCCCAAATGCCTGGGCTCCTCAGTAATGGATGTCTCAGCATCCAGGATCCTAATTGGGTGCTTTCCCCCATCTCTTTGCCCCCATAGTCAAcatttttggaaattggggtgttcTATTCCTTAGTTTCCACCAGTCTTCTCTGCACTTCTAGGATTCAGGCATCCTGTTTTTGCCTCTATTCTCTAGTCTCACTCCTTAATCCTTTCCTTTATGTCTGTACTTGACCTTCTAGGAGAAGGAGGGGGTACAGTGGGAGGCcaaggaggaagatgaagaatatgaagaggagggagaggaggaaggggagaaggaggaagaggatgatcACATGGAGTACTGCCGTGTGTGCAAGGATGGTGGGGAGCTCCTGTGCTGTGACGCTTGCATATCCTCCTACCACATCCACTGCCTGAACCCTCCCCTGCCTGACATCCCCAATGGTGAATGGCTGTGTCCCCGATGCACAGTGAGTAGAACCACCTTCTTGGCATTTACCATGAGGCCTGACCCCTTTGTCCCTCTCTGGGGCCCAGATGTTTAGGTCTTCCTttctctgccccctccccttctGGCACCTTTCTTCTCCTAACAAGGGGttctttctgcctttcttctttctcatgtgTGTCCAACTTGAAGTGTCCAGTGCTGAAGGGTCGTGTGCAGAAGATCCTGCATTGGCGATGGGGGGAGCCACCTGTGGCAGTGCCAGCCCCTCAACAGGCAGATGGGAATCCAGATGTACCACCCCCCCGCCCTCTTCAAGGCAGATCTGAGCGAGAATTTTTTGTCAAGTGGGTAGGACTATCCTACTGGCACTGTTCCTGGGCCAAGGAGCTTCAGGTACAAGAGCCTTTCTTTTGCCCCTCTTCTGGGAccttgattattgccattctacTCTGGTCttccatttcctttgttttctttcattttaggcTTCTGTTCTCATATCTTTGCAACTTCCATGGTTTTCATAGGTTTCCagtcttctttctcttcattttcattaGCTTTCTTTCCTTAGAGATAAAATAGCCTTTCTTCActttatttaatttcatgttttatcAATCTCCacgattttgtgtgtgtgtgtgtgtgtgtgtgtgtgtgtgtgtgtgtgtgtgtgtgtgtgttggattcaaacccagggcctggcaaaggctaggcaagctctctacccctgagctatactaGCCCATCCACACTCTTAATAACCATATTCTCTGCCTGTGTTTTGCTCTTCCTGGCCCCACCCAGGCCCTGTCTTCTGACTATTCCAtctgttcattttatttgttctccTGCTTTGGCATTGGCTTTTTTTTGCTCATCTATTCTCTTTTAAAGTCATTCTCTTCTCCCAGCAGGCCTTTTCTCTGTCACCCTTCGTCCTCTCTGGATGTTGGAactatctcttctctttctctctgtgcaTCAGCTGGAAATCTTCCACTTGGTAATGTACCGAAACTACCAACGGAAGAACGACATGGATGAGCCTCCGCCCCTGGATTATGGCTCTGGTGAGGATGATGGGAAGAGTGACAAGCGCAAGGTGAAAGATCCACACTATGCAGAGATGGAGGAGAAGTACTATCGTTTCGGCATCAAGCCAGAGTGGATGACTGTCCATCGAATCATCAACCACAGGTGAGTCCTTGGTCTGTGGGAAGGCCAATCTGGGATATGATACTGTTCTTACTGTGGAGATGATCTTGTGTTAATGTCTGTTAATAGACTAAGTGACTGAATGAAACTTGATTACTCCTGCTAAAGCTCTAGCCTTCTGGCCTAGCTTCCTCTATGGGGTAGGAGAACCCAGGAGGAAAGTCCAGCCCAGCATTTGTCTTTGCTGTCACTAATTTCCCAATAGCATAAGAGATTCCCACATGGGTCTGGGAATGGGGGCAAGAAAATGAAACACGAGAAGCACAGTTCAtccagattctttttttcttcatagtatTTATTACTGCCTAATGTTATGTTATATATTCATTGCTGCCTTCCCAGTAGAATGTGAGCTCTCTGATAGGGtcatttgtctgttttgttcactgctggATCTAGTAcctggaacagtgcctggcacatagtagatgctcagtaaatactaATTGGAAGAATGAAGGTTGGAGGATTCTTCAGGAATATTTTGTGAAAGTTGATATTTACCTGCCATCCTAAAAGATTAGGATAGTACTTAAATCATTCTGAATTCCCTTCCTTTGGCCTGCCATTGAGGGTGAGGTGACAAATGCTTCATGTCTGTTGATACTTGTGTTTATCAGGACTTCTTGCTCTTTGtgattattttcttcctcctgttACACAGTGTGGATAAAAAAGGGAATTACCACTATCTTGTGAAATGGAGGGACTTGCCCTATGACCAGTCCACATGGGAAGAAGACGAAATGAACATTCCTGAATATGAAGACCATAAGCAAAGTTACTGGAGACATCGGTGAGGGAACCAGGTCATGGATTAGAGGGAGAGTAAGGATGGCACCTGAAAGCTAAATGAGGATGAAGTAGAGACACAGCCAAGCTAGAGTTTAGGGAAGTGGCCACCTGGGCTGGGTTGTTTGGGTGGGGTCAGAAAACAGCCAGTACAAGTAACAGAAATAAGATCTGTCCTGAGCAATAGGTAAGAAGTTGCTTGGGAGTGGAGAAGGTTAGCTTTCAGGGTGAAGTATAAAAAGTGATGGTATAGagactgggagaaaaaaatacaagaaaatctaGGTTACGAACAGTGGGTTCAGGAAAATGGGAGGGGTTTCAAGGACTAGGCCTCACTCAGACATATTCTTTTCCCAGAGAACTTATTATGGGGGAGGACCCTGCCCAACCCCGCAAgtataagaagaagaagaaggaactGCAGGGTGACGGGCCTCCCAATTCTCCTACTAATGATGTAAGTTCTCTTAGCTGGCCTTTCTCTTTTCTGGAGCCATGGTGATTGAAGTTTTTCATGGGACTCTTGACACAGCTTCCCAGGGTTTTAGCAACTTCTTTGAATAGTAGCTCTTCTCTCGGTGTTCAGCATTGTCTTGAGAGAGGCTAGGAATTTTGGCATAAGAGTGAGAGCTACTATAGATAGCAGCCCAGTAGGGCTCTTGTACCATCTAGCCTTTCCTCATGGTGCTGCTGCATGTTGTTTTAAGGAGTGAAGAGAGGAATTAAAGATTAGAACTTTGATAAGTTCAGGACATAACAGAGAGAATTATAATCCAACTTGATACTGGTgccagagagggaggggaagaccAAGACCAGAGGAGCCCTGACTATTCCCTTGAGCTTTCTGACTTCTTGACTCTACAGCCTACAGTGAAATATGAGACTCAGCCACGGTTTATCACAGCTACTGGAGGAACACTGCACATGTACCAGCTGGAAGGGCTGAATTGGCTACGTTTTTCATGGGCCCAGGGCACCGACACAATTCTGGCTGATGAGATGGGGCTGGGAAAGACCATTCAAACCATCGTCTTCCTCTACTCACTCTATAAGGAGGTGCTACATTCTAGGCCTCTAAGTGGGCAACTGGGCTAAGACCTAGTTTAgaatagggaagaggggtggaggATGGACTTACATAGCAGATAGCAGGTTGGGTTGTATACCCTGGAGCCTAGACTAATGTGCTCCCCACCCTTGACTCCTAGGGCCACACAAAAGGTCCCTTCCTGGTCAGTGCCCCACTTTCTACCATCATTAACTGGGAGCGGGAGTTCCAGATGTGGGCACCCAAGTTCTACGTGGTGACATACACGGGTGACAAGGACAGCCGGGCTATCATTCGTGAGAATGAGTTCTCTTTTGAGGACAATGCCATCAAAGGCGGCAAGAAAGCTTTTAAGATGAAGGTAAGCCCCTTTACCTCACATCTCTTATGACCCTCAGATCTGTCATTTCTATACCTCAACCAGTAATTTAGTTCCTGTATTctccatttgcatttctctatccTTTCTTCCACCTATTCTCATGCCTCTGACCCCCATGGATCTGTGTGCTGGACTGGTGGGTAAAAGTTTAGGGATCATATTCAGTGACCTCTGCTTGGGGTCCCAAGTTGGAGCACAGAATATCTGAGTAAAGAATGAGGGCTGGAGGTATAGGTGCATGGATATCAAGTGGCAGCTGAACATGCAGTGGTTGTGTTGGCAGAGGGAGGCACAGGTGAAATTCCACGTTCTCCTGACATCATATGAGCTGATCACCATTGATCAGGCAGCTCTTGGCTCCATCCGCTGGGCCTGTCTTGTGGTGGATGAAGCCCATCGACTCAAGAACAACCAGTCCAAGGTGAGTGAGAGTCCCAGACCTGAGAAATTTGAGACTGTGGATTCCAACTTGCCTTggtctttgaaaacaaaatgaaacaaataaaaaacaagttcTGGGAGGTAGAGTTCCTGGGAACTTCTCAGGGAAAGTCTTGCCTAGAGGAGGGAGAAGACTAAGGATTTGtcctctctgattttttttttcttttttctttttatgtcctCTGATTTTTGAGGGAAACAGGAGTTGGGGGAAGGGAACAGTCAATGTGGTGGATCAAACATTTGTCACTGATTAGCCTTTTCTCCTGCCTGTTTTTGCCccattttctagtttttcagGGTCCTCAATGGCTATAAGATAGATCACAAGTTGCTACTGACAGGAACCCCACTGCAGAATAATCTGGAGGAACTCTTTCATCTGCTAAACTTCCTCACCCCAGAGAGGTTTAAGTAAGTTGCTCACTAAGGGTAGTCTGCATAGAGAAAGCCACAGAGGCTCAGGAACTGGTAGAGAATGAATCTTGGATGGAGATTGGAGAATAAAGCCTGAGATTGGGGTCAAAGAATTTGACAGTTGTTCATTTCCTTATTTCCTCCTGTCTattagcaacttggaaggcttcctggaggagttCGCTGACATATCCAAAGAGGACCAGATTAAGAAACTGCATGATTTGCTGGGACCTCACATGTTGCGGAGGCTCAAAGCAGATGTCTTTAAGAACATGCCAGCCAAGACAGAACTCATCGTTCGAGTGGAGCTGAGCCCCATGCAGAAGTGAGACATAAAGCAGGCTACTGGGGGTTGGGGATTTGGTGGTAGCTTTCCAGGAGTTAATGACCAAATACAATATCATAATTGCTTCCTCTATATATCTCCTCTATGCCCCTGACCTGGTCTTTAGGAAATACTACAAATACATCCTGACTCGAAATTTTGAGGCCTTGAATTCACGAGGCGGTGGGAACCAAGTGTCACTGCTTAACATCATGATGGATCTTAAGAAGTGCTGCAATCACCCATACCTCTTTCCTGTGGCTGCTATGGTAGATACAAAGAGCAGGGAACTGATAAAATGGCTAATACTCTGAAAACCTGGGAGAGACCATATTGCATGAGGGTGGAACTAGACCAGAAGGCCAAAGAATTGATTCTTGAGGAGTAGGAATTTGAAAGGTGGGGTAGATTTGGGTTTCTGGCTTTCCAGGCACACTAAGGATAAGGAGGCATGTTTCCTGaccctttcttccttttgcttcctATTCAGGAGTCCCCAAAACTTCCCAGTGGGGCTTATGAGGGTGGAGCACTTATTAAATCATCAGGGAAGCTCATGTTACTGCAGAAGATGCTGCGGAAGCTGAAAGAACAAGGACACAGAGTGCTCATCTTCTCGCAGGTGACCCATCCCCTCTGTTCTGTTTCTGCTTTCTGTTCCTCCCTTCTAGCCAGACCTTAATTCTTGATGTCTTTTCTATGACTGCTATGGTGTGATGGATTAGGAGATTCTACCCATAAGAGTGCCTAGCACAGCTACTTCATTCCTGGCTTCTGGTCCATGTTCCTAAGGCTTTTGGAAGTTAGAGTCCAGCTCCTGTTTAGCTGGTTAGGGGCAGGGTGCGGTGGAGCCATCTGCCTCTAGGAGGCCTCTGGAACTAGTGCTATTTCCTAACCTTCTTGATAGGTGGGGTCAAGGAACAAAGACCTTTTAGAAGTCCTATGAAAGCTACACTTCTGCTCTCCAGAAAACTGCACATACAGTTATATCATTTTTGTACAGATTTTTAGAAATCTTATGAAccctgtgttttttttctttttttttggtaccagagattgaacccagggacattctaccactgagccacaccccagccctatttcgtattttatttagagacagggtctcattgagttgcttagcacctcactattgctgaggctggcttttaactcacaatcctcctgtctcagcctcctgagttgctgggattataggtgtgtgccaccacatccagctttaTGTACCCTTTTCTTAGGTCTCAGGGAACCTGTCTTAGTAGAAATGGTCTTTAATCAAGAGAATATGGCAAGAATGCAGAATAGTGAGCAGCTGGGAATAGGAGGAGGAAATACACTCGGTATGCTTAAGACAGGGCAGGAGTTCAGGTGTAAAGCTTGGGGTCAAATTTGAGTAAAGGGATAGTTTGAAGAGACTGGCCCATTCCACCGCCTTGGTATTTCAGACTCCTTCCTTTTCCCTTGCTGTAGATGACCAAAATGTTAGACTTGCTAGAAGACTTCTTAGACTACGAAGGCTACAAATATGAGCGCATTGATGGTGGTATCACTGGTGCCCTGAGGCAGGAAGCCATTGATCGATTCAATGGTAAGAGGGAGATCCCTTAGTTGCTGGTGGGTGTGTAAGGCCTGAGAAACCTGTGCCAGGTCCCTGGGACAAAAGGGGAGCTGGTACAGGGGGATATTGGACACTTAGGTTTTGAGTTGGAGTCATAGTCATTTGTAGTCAAGGAACATCTACAGCAGGTGGACAGAATACTGGGTACAGGAAAAACCTAGCCTCCTAATTCTCACCTCCTAGCTCCTGGGGCCCAACAGTTCTGCTTCCTCCTGTCTACCCGAGCTGGGGGCCTAGGCATCAATCTGGCGACTGCTGACACTGTTATCATCTTTGATTCTGACTGGAACCCCCACAATGACATCCAGGTGGGAACTTGCATCCTGGAGCCCCTGTGCCATTCAACAAGGAGATGT
This window of the Ictidomys tridecemlineatus isolate mIctTri1 chromosome 3, mIctTri1.hap1, whole genome shotgun sequence genome carries:
- the Chd3 gene encoding chromodomain-helicase-DNA-binding protein 3 isoform X7, coding for MASPLRDEEEEEEEMVVSEEEEEEEEEGDEEEEEVEAADEDDEEEDDEGVLGRGPGHDRGRDRHSPPGCHLFPPPPPPPPLPPPPPPPPPDKDDIRLLPSALGVKKRKRGPKKQKENKPGKPRKRKKLDSEEEFGSERDEYREKSESGGSEYGTGPGRKRRRKHREKKEKKTKRRKKGEGDGGQKQVEQKSSATLLLTWGLEDVEHVFSEEDYHTLTNYKAFSQFMRPLIAKKNPKIPMSKMMTILGAKWREFSANNPFKGSAAAVAAAAAAAAAAVAEQVSAAVSSATPIAPSGPPALPPPPAADIQPPPIRRAKTKEGKGPGHKRRSKSPRVPDGRKKLRGKKMAPLKIKLGLLGGKRKKGGSYVFQSDEGPEPEAEESDLDSGSIHSASGRPDGPVRTKKLKRGRPGRKKKKVLGCPAVAGEEEVDGYETDHQDYCEVCQQGGEIILCDTCPRAYHLVCLDPELDRAPEGKWSCPHCEKEGVQWEAKEEDEEYEEEGEEEGEKEEEDDHMEYCRVCKDGGELLCCDACISSYHIHCLNPPLPDIPNGEWLCPRCTCPVLKGRVQKILHWRWGEPPVAVPAPQQADGNPDVPPPRPLQGRSEREFFVKWVGLSYWHCSWAKELQLEIFHLVMYRNYQRKNDMDEPPPLDYGSGEDDGKSDKRKVKDPHYAEMEEKYYRFGIKPEWMTVHRIINHSVDKKGNYHYLVKWRDLPYDQSTWEEDEMNIPEYEDHKQSYWRHRELIMGEDPAQPRKYKKKKKELQGDGPPNSPTNDPTVKYETQPRFITATGGTLHMYQLEGLNWLRFSWAQGTDTILADEMGLGKTIQTIVFLYSLYKEGHTKGPFLVSAPLSTIINWEREFQMWAPKFYVVTYTGDKDSRAIIRENEFSFEDNAIKGGKKAFKMKREAQVKFHVLLTSYELITIDQAALGSIRWACLVVDEAHRLKNNQSKFFRVLNGYKIDHKLLLTGTPLQNNLEELFHLLNFLTPERFNNLEGFLEEFADISKEDQIKKLHDLLGPHMLRRLKADVFKNMPAKTELIVRVELSPMQKKYYKYILTRNFEALNSRGGGNQVSLLNIMMDLKKCCNHPYLFPVAAMESPKLPSGAYEGGALIKSSGKLMLLQKMLRKLKEQGHRVLIFSQMTKMLDLLEDFLDYEGYKYERIDGGITGALRQEAIDRFNAPGAQQFCFLLSTRAGGLGINLATADTVIIFDSDWNPHNDIQAFSRAHRIGQANKVMIYRFVTRASVEERITQVAKRKMMLTHLVVRPGLGSKAGSMSKQELDDILKFGTEELFKDENEGENKEEDSSVIHYDNEAIARLLDRNQDATEDTDVQNMNEYLSSFKVAQYVVREEDKIEEIEREIIKQEENVDPDYWEKLLRHHYEQQQEDLARNLGKGKRVRKQVNYNDAAQEDQDNQSEYSVGSEEEDEDFDERPEGRRQSKRQLRNEKDKPLPPLLARVGGNIEVLGFNTRQRKAFLNAVMRWGMPPQDAFTTQWLVRDLRGKTEKEFKAYVSLFMRHLCEPGADGSETFADGVPREGLSRQQVLTRIGVMSLVKKKVQEFEHINGRWSMPELMPDPSADSKRSSRASSPTKTSPTTPEASATNSPCTSKPATPAPSEKGDGIRTPLDKEEAGNQEEKPEKNSKIGEKMETETDAPSPAPSLGERLEPRKIPLEDEVPVPGEMEPEPGYRGDRDKSATESTPGERGEEKPLDGQEHRERPEGETGDLGKRAEDIKGDRELRPGPHEPRSNGRREEKVEKPRFMFNIADGGFTELHTLWQNEERAAISSGKLNEIWHRRHDYWLLAGIVLHGYARWQDIQNDAQFAIINEPFKTEANKGNFLEMKNKFLARRFKLLEQALVIEEQLRRAAYLNLSQEPAHPAMALHARFAEAECLAESHQHLSKESLAGNKPANAVLHKVLNQLEELLSDMKADVTRLPATLSRIPPIAARLQMSERSILSRLASKGTEPHPTPAFPPGPYATPPGYGAAFNAAPVGALAAAGANYSQMPAGSFITAATNGPPVLVKKEKEMVGALVSDGLDRKEPRAGEVICIDD